In Leptospira sp. WS58.C1, a single genomic region encodes these proteins:
- a CDS encoding helix-turn-helix domain-containing protein, whose product MPTIDPMERGLIQSIGTLVRKRRQELGLSLGKLAELSQVSRGMLSLVESGKAAPSIALLWKISKAIRLPLSSLMEFSKEEFPKIYRKEDSTGSSVEENQYVIRPLLHEETRFQTRLFEIRLLPGVAKTFITKVQSKQRQNLFLQSGALRLKVGGKWFDLQEGDSMTFLGKDLQELANLGEKDSYLIWSSSLSDD is encoded by the coding sequence ATGCCGACGATCGATCCGATGGAAAGAGGCCTGATCCAATCCATTGGGACCTTGGTTCGGAAGAGAAGACAAGAGTTAGGTCTTTCACTAGGAAAGCTTGCAGAATTATCTCAAGTGAGCCGAGGAATGTTAAGCTTGGTCGAATCCGGAAAAGCCGCACCTTCCATCGCTTTATTATGGAAAATTTCCAAGGCGATCCGTTTACCTTTGTCCAGTCTTATGGAATTTTCTAAGGAAGAATTTCCTAAAATTTACAGGAAAGAAGACTCCACCGGAAGTTCAGTGGAGGAGAATCAGTACGTGATCCGTCCTCTTCTTCATGAAGAAACTAGATTTCAAACTAGACTATTTGAGATTAGGCTTCTGCCTGGAGTCGCTAAAACGTTTATTACAAAAGTGCAATCCAAACAAAGACAGAATTTATTCCTACAGTCAGGCGCGCTACGTTTGAAAGTGGGAGGTAAATGGTTCGACTTGCAAGAAGGTGACAGCATGACCTTTTTGGGAAAAGATCTGCAAGAGCTTGCAAATTTAGGGGAGAAGGACTCTTATCTGATCTGGTCCTCTTCTCTTTCCGACGACTGA
- a CDS encoding PAS domain S-box protein, with the protein MRSSILIIEEKEEEYKWIRTLLGAIESFTPNCTRVLSFQEALHRAKTESFDVILFQYDSQKSLEDLEKSQIHIPLIVIVGDQGSKEVLKNSKIKFTDLLLKESLNTDLLDRSLRLVLQTRTTEENLNLLKIGIERSKDIFLITEASPIDEPGPRIVYVNGAFERLTGYKREEVLGKTPRILQGPKTDRKVLDRIRKAISEAKPCFEEIVNYDKDGKEYWIEMDIFPIVNNQGIVTHLMGIERDITERRNTEERIRHSQKMEAVGQLAGGMAHDFNNLLNVILANLDLLEMKLKDSEDLMKRVRSAQDAIQRGVEINKRLLAFSRKQALNPESCDVNRVLRDFVPILDRIKTEKVEIEYEIADEKTICDIEKTGLENALLNLALNARDAMPEGGKIFISTGFVRNGDTIGPKISGLEAKDYFLVSVTDTGTGMDDLTKARIFDPFFSTKGGGKGTGLGLTMVYGFVKQSNGFLKVITAPEFGSSFLIFLPVHRQDESQDIPATKRKTLVMEENRETAELACVYLRELGYEPHISSDMNRLAKFFSGDPEISFVLLDLQLADSKGIDLKKELERFGSGKLIATSSSRGDNSELPNSVPLVRKPYTKTSLKEAVRNIGEILP; encoded by the coding sequence ATGAGATCCAGTATTTTAATCATAGAAGAAAAGGAAGAAGAATACAAATGGATCCGGACTCTATTGGGAGCTATCGAATCCTTTACTCCTAACTGTACACGAGTCTTGAGTTTTCAAGAAGCCTTGCATCGGGCGAAGACCGAATCTTTTGACGTTATACTATTCCAATACGATTCCCAAAAAAGTTTAGAAGATCTGGAGAAGTCTCAGATCCATATACCCTTGATAGTTATAGTAGGAGATCAGGGGTCTAAGGAAGTTCTTAAAAATTCTAAGATCAAATTTACCGATCTATTATTAAAGGAAAGTTTGAATACAGATCTTCTGGACCGTTCTTTGCGTCTAGTATTGCAGACAAGAACTACGGAAGAAAATCTAAATCTTCTTAAGATAGGAATTGAAAGGTCCAAAGATATTTTTCTGATCACGGAAGCTTCTCCTATAGATGAACCTGGACCCAGGATCGTATACGTAAACGGCGCTTTCGAAAGACTGACGGGTTATAAAAGAGAGGAAGTATTAGGAAAAACTCCTAGAATACTTCAAGGACCTAAAACAGATAGAAAAGTCCTCGATAGGATCAGAAAAGCGATTTCGGAAGCCAAACCTTGTTTCGAAGAGATCGTAAATTATGATAAGGATGGAAAAGAATATTGGATCGAGATGGATATCTTTCCCATCGTAAACAATCAAGGTATCGTCACTCACTTGATGGGAATAGAACGAGATATTACGGAAAGACGAAATACCGAGGAAAGAATCAGACATTCCCAAAAGATGGAAGCTGTTGGGCAACTTGCAGGGGGAATGGCGCACGACTTTAATAATTTATTAAACGTAATATTAGCAAATCTAGATCTTCTCGAAATGAAGTTGAAAGATTCCGAAGATCTTATGAAAAGGGTCAGGTCGGCGCAAGACGCAATACAAAGAGGCGTCGAGATCAACAAAAGGCTTCTTGCTTTTTCCAGAAAGCAGGCCTTAAATCCGGAATCATGCGACGTAAACCGGGTATTGAGGGACTTTGTCCCCATTTTGGATCGTATAAAGACCGAAAAAGTAGAAATAGAATATGAGATCGCCGACGAAAAAACGATTTGCGACATAGAAAAGACCGGCCTGGAGAATGCCTTACTCAATCTTGCGTTGAACGCGAGAGATGCCATGCCGGAAGGCGGTAAAATATTTATTTCTACCGGATTTGTCCGAAATGGAGACACAATAGGACCTAAAATTTCCGGTTTGGAAGCGAAGGATTACTTTTTGGTCTCTGTTACCGATACCGGGACAGGCATGGACGATCTTACGAAGGCTCGAATTTTTGATCCTTTTTTTTCGACCAAGGGAGGAGGAAAGGGAACGGGTTTGGGATTGACCATGGTTTACGGTTTTGTAAAACAATCGAACGGTTTTTTAAAAGTGATCACCGCACCGGAATTTGGTTCCAGTTTTCTAATATTTTTGCCGGTGCATAGGCAGGACGAAAGTCAAGATATTCCCGCGACCAAAAGGAAAACCTTGGTCATGGAAGAAAATCGAGAAACTGCCGAATTAGCCTGCGTGTATTTGAGAGAACTGGGTTATGAACCTCATATAAGTTCGGATATGAATCGATTGGCAAAATTTTTCTCCGGCGATCCTGAAATCTCCTTCGTGTTGTTGGATCTCCAACTTGCGGACTCTAAAGGGATCGATCTAAAAAAAGAACTGGAAAGATTCGGTTCGGGAAAACTAATCGCTACCTCTTCGAGCCGCGGAGATAATTCGGAACTCCCGAATTCAGTACCTCTGGTCCGAAAACCGTATACCAAAACCTCATTAAAAGAAGCGGTTCGCAATATCGGAGAAATTCTTCCATGA
- a CDS encoding EAL domain-containing protein yields MTDSRNSKKLLILDDEEEIAKILGEIAVDCGFSVSLTHTAPDFLDKLDPSFDCVILDLMIPGMDGVDVIRFLSEKDVHPDVILISGADRRTLHSAETLAGEYGLHIAAVMEKPIRVSDIRNILSTIAEKESDISSRTKTGGKGKSGPTFEKEEILEAVRSDQFILFYQPKFDLKTGRVEGFEALVRWNHPKLGLVFPDSFLPLMEKEITILNLMTEKIIDLALDEKRIWNANGRRLRVAVNVSPVTLTELDFPERILAKIKNQGIPQSQFQMEITETGFLENIRFTQDILTRLRIRGIGLSIDDFGTGYSSLKQLHRFPFTELKIDKSFVMDSPRDRESLFICQASIDLGHKLGMNVVAEGIETAEVERLMKEAGCDVGQGYYYSRPVHPEKIPEILSKFG; encoded by the coding sequence ATGACGGATTCAAGAAATTCTAAAAAACTTCTAATCCTGGATGATGAAGAAGAAATAGCAAAGATCCTAGGAGAGATCGCAGTAGATTGCGGCTTTTCCGTTTCTTTAACTCATACTGCACCCGACTTTTTAGATAAGTTGGATCCTAGTTTTGATTGTGTCATCTTGGATCTAATGATCCCTGGGATGGATGGAGTGGATGTGATCCGTTTTTTGTCGGAAAAAGATGTACATCCCGACGTGATCTTGATCTCAGGAGCTGATAGAAGAACTCTTCATAGCGCGGAAACTTTAGCCGGAGAATACGGATTACATATCGCGGCGGTCATGGAAAAACCGATCCGAGTTTCCGACATCAGAAATATCTTGTCTACGATTGCCGAAAAGGAATCCGATATTTCTTCCCGTACCAAAACGGGTGGAAAAGGAAAATCAGGCCCTACATTCGAGAAGGAAGAAATTTTAGAAGCCGTTCGTTCCGATCAATTCATATTATTTTATCAACCTAAATTCGATCTAAAAACAGGAAGGGTGGAAGGTTTCGAGGCTCTGGTGAGATGGAACCATCCCAAATTAGGATTAGTGTTTCCTGATTCTTTTTTACCATTGATGGAAAAAGAGATCACAATCCTAAATCTAATGACCGAAAAAATCATAGATCTTGCATTGGATGAGAAAAGGATTTGGAATGCTAACGGAAGAAGGCTTCGCGTAGCGGTTAACGTATCTCCTGTAACATTGACCGAACTGGATTTTCCGGAAAGGATCCTTGCTAAAATAAAGAACCAGGGAATCCCCCAAAGCCAATTCCAGATGGAAATTACGGAAACGGGGTTTTTGGAGAACATTCGTTTTACTCAGGACATTTTAACCAGGCTTAGGATCCGCGGAATCGGGCTTTCGATCGACGATTTTGGCACGGGTTATTCTTCCCTGAAACAATTACATAGATTTCCTTTTACGGAATTGAAGATCGATAAATCGTTCGTTATGGATTCTCCCAGGGACAGGGAATCTTTGTTTATTTGTCAGGCTTCCATAGATTTAGGGCATAAATTAGGAATGAATGTCGTAGCAGAAGGCATCGAAACTGCCGAAGTGGAAAGATTGATGAAAGAAGCCGGTTGTGATGTGGGCCAGGGTTATTATTATTCCAGACCTGTCCATCCGGAAAAAATTCCGGAAATTCTTTCCAAATTCGGTTAA
- a CDS encoding multiheme c-type cytochrome gives MFSYKRRSIFLSILSISLAAGLFYCIFTKPKDKPIPVEDVFSQAPWSKPLPYLPPLAGVGEVRAENCGKCHVEIYAEWKTSTHANALSDLQFQSELSKPSSPRWLCLNCHTPVANQRETLVDYLNNGDYRSPIEEPNPKFDPKMKEEAVTCAVCHVRLDENGNSYILGANGKTKPPHPVKIVPDQLRNRCLDCHNANYILDDQLVCAFNTGIELEQKENSHGKLACGSCHMRELQRKLVKPELNTPIRTSHKHSFIGGGVPKKFELYEKQIPGGYRSGLTIEPILWKKKGNDLEYSVSLKNEKAAHNIPTGDPERFLLLKISILDPEGRSLADKEIKFGQEWEWYPKAKLVADTRILPGETKVWMDLFTGIEKGYSKIVFEIYHIRLKESNAEHMRKNSEKVKSYQLRKKISEIENHYPFSSLVHKEAVDLNSGKSRIYSPEEVFRISKNRRGE, from the coding sequence ATGTTCTCTTATAAAAGAAGAAGTATATTCCTATCGATCTTATCGATATCTTTGGCTGCCGGTTTATTCTATTGTATTTTTACCAAACCGAAAGATAAACCGATCCCTGTGGAAGATGTGTTTTCGCAGGCTCCATGGTCTAAACCTTTACCCTACCTTCCTCCTCTTGCCGGAGTCGGGGAAGTTCGAGCGGAAAATTGCGGAAAATGCCATGTAGAAATTTATGCGGAATGGAAAACATCCACTCACGCAAACGCTCTTTCCGATCTGCAATTCCAGTCCGAACTTTCCAAACCTTCTTCTCCCCGTTGGCTTTGTTTGAATTGCCATACTCCAGTTGCGAACCAGAGAGAAACTCTAGTCGACTATTTGAATAACGGAGATTATAGATCTCCAATAGAAGAACCGAATCCTAAATTCGACCCGAAGATGAAGGAGGAAGCGGTAACCTGTGCAGTCTGCCATGTTCGTTTGGATGAAAATGGGAACTCTTACATATTAGGTGCTAACGGCAAAACCAAACCTCCCCATCCTGTAAAAATCGTTCCGGATCAATTGAGGAATAGATGTTTAGATTGTCATAACGCAAATTACATTTTGGACGACCAATTGGTATGCGCTTTCAATACGGGTATTGAGTTGGAGCAAAAGGAAAACTCCCACGGAAAGTTAGCCTGCGGCTCCTGCCATATGAGAGAATTACAACGTAAACTTGTGAAACCGGAACTAAACACTCCGATCCGAACTTCTCATAAACATTCCTTTATTGGAGGAGGTGTTCCTAAAAAATTCGAACTGTATGAAAAACAGATTCCCGGAGGATATCGGTCCGGATTAACGATAGAACCGATCCTGTGGAAGAAAAAAGGAAACGATCTAGAATATTCAGTTTCTCTGAAAAATGAAAAAGCCGCGCATAATATTCCGACCGGAGATCCGGAACGATTTTTACTTCTGAAAATTTCAATATTGGATCCCGAAGGTAGATCTCTCGCCGACAAGGAGATCAAATTCGGACAAGAATGGGAATGGTATCCGAAGGCTAAACTAGTAGCAGATACGCGTATTCTTCCCGGAGAGACCAAAGTTTGGATGGATCTATTCACAGGGATCGAAAAAGGTTATTCTAAGATCGTATTCGAAATTTATCATATTCGTCTAAAAGAATCCAATGCGGAACACATGAGAAAAAATAGCGAGAAAGTTAAATCCTATCAACTTCGCAAAAAGATCTCGGAAATAGAAAATCATTACCCTTTTTCCAGCCTAGTCCACAAAGAAGCAGTGGATCTAAACTCGGGAAAAAGTAGGATCTATTCGCCTGAAGAAGTTTTCAGGATCTCTAAAAATAGAAGAGGGGAATAA
- a CDS encoding sulfurtransferase, with amino-acid sequence MLRIFFALVFLFSSSLFASEKLSGVKGWFISAPEALYLHGQGAVFVDAREGIKFSGIPKSIPLGWQEISRKEFPHQGNLIEASEAKELLRKKSLYPDKIVLVFGDTIGGWGEEGRIVWSLRTLGFSKAFIVDGGINSLKKASNSSVPIRPELLSKINSSDSNDKNWSADSKFVLSQLSDKKFAFIDTREEREFLGQTPYGESRGGHLPGAKWIYYKQFLDKDGYLLSESKILAKLYELGISKDKTVISYCTGGVRSGWMTSVLVSLGYNAKNYAGSMWEWSSKGDENHPLVTR; translated from the coding sequence ATGCTCAGGATCTTCTTTGCTTTAGTTTTTCTTTTTTCTTCCTCACTTTTCGCCTCCGAAAAACTTTCCGGGGTTAAAGGCTGGTTTATCAGTGCACCCGAAGCATTGTATCTACATGGCCAAGGTGCAGTGTTCGTGGATGCAAGAGAAGGGATCAAATTTTCTGGCATACCTAAATCCATTCCCTTAGGGTGGCAGGAGATCTCTCGGAAAGAATTTCCCCACCAAGGAAATTTAATCGAGGCATCGGAAGCGAAGGAGCTACTACGTAAGAAAAGTTTGTATCCGGACAAAATAGTATTGGTGTTCGGGGATACTATTGGAGGATGGGGGGAAGAAGGAAGGATCGTTTGGTCTTTACGCACATTAGGTTTTTCTAAAGCCTTTATAGTGGACGGAGGGATCAATTCTTTAAAAAAGGCTTCCAATTCCTCTGTTCCGATCCGTCCGGAACTTCTTTCCAAAATAAACTCTTCCGATTCGAATGATAAAAATTGGTCAGCAGATTCCAAATTTGTCCTATCCCAACTTTCCGATAAAAAATTCGCTTTTATAGATACCCGAGAAGAAAGAGAATTTTTAGGACAAACTCCCTACGGAGAGTCTAGAGGAGGACATCTTCCCGGAGCAAAATGGATCTATTATAAACAATTTTTGGACAAAGACGGATATTTATTAAGCGAATCCAAGATCCTCGCGAAATTATATGAATTAGGGATTTCTAAGGATAAGACAGTGATTTCTTATTGTACTGGAGGAGTAAGATCCGGATGGATGACTTCCGTTCTGGTCTCATTGGGTTATAATGCAAAAAATTATGCAGGCTCCATGTGGGAATGGTCTTCTAAAGGGGATGAAAACCATCCTTTAGTAACTAGATAA
- a CDS encoding glycosyltransferase family 2 protein yields the protein MQAPWANSKFLIPALNEEGSLPQVLDSLFGSGILPEQVLILDNGSKDSTPQIAIDAGVILVQEPKRGYGSACLAGIRYLERKNISPEFIVFMDADGSDDLGDLKDLFFVFSQDPDTNLVIGSRTLGNAEPGSLSFLQKFGNRFSCFLIRTFYGVKFTDLGPFRIVRWKSLLALDLQDPTWGWNLEMQIKAIRKKFKIQEVPVQYRKRKSGISKISGNLIGSVKAGVKILYIFIKLTFFSA from the coding sequence TTGCAAGCTCCTTGGGCAAATTCTAAATTTTTGATCCCTGCACTGAACGAAGAGGGATCTCTTCCTCAGGTTTTGGATTCCCTGTTCGGATCCGGGATTTTGCCGGAACAAGTGCTGATATTAGACAACGGATCTAAAGATTCCACTCCACAGATTGCAATCGATGCAGGGGTTATTTTAGTCCAAGAACCCAAAAGAGGTTATGGTTCCGCATGTTTGGCCGGGATCCGTTATCTTGAAAGGAAAAATATTTCTCCCGAATTTATCGTGTTTATGGATGCCGATGGATCGGATGATCTTGGCGACCTAAAGGATCTATTTTTCGTATTTTCCCAAGATCCGGATACAAATCTAGTGATAGGTTCCAGAACCTTAGGAAATGCAGAACCGGGTTCCTTGTCATTCTTGCAGAAGTTCGGCAATCGGTTTTCTTGTTTTTTGATCCGGACTTTTTATGGAGTAAAATTCACCGACCTGGGGCCGTTTCGTATCGTACGATGGAAATCCTTATTAGCTTTGGATCTCCAAGATCCTACTTGGGGTTGGAACTTAGAAATGCAAATCAAGGCCATCCGAAAAAAATTCAAGATACAAGAAGTCCCGGTTCAATACCGAAAAAGAAAGAGCGGAATATCTAAGATCAGCGGGAATTTGATCGGAAGCGTAAAAGCGGGCGTAAAAATACTTTATATTTTCATTAAGTTAACATTTTTTTCAGCTTAG
- a CDS encoding sulfurtransferase, whose product MKNMLIYSSLLAIALGLFGNCGEGTSDSSALALAAISGGTSSVKVASASDLAIESADDYNENRFGLITASTLRTWVNDWANNRPAGITGNLVIFQANKVGADSNKSLILPTTGVKVFISVDGNNSALYSWKTFRETRYNGLISIPGGTATTGGFGIIGGASIDEWFQTYGVDPTKDLIVFASGNGDNYGSIGHQHYSLRYWGVAHEHLAILNGTIKGQFPEAELGNDTDESVPPLNGTFSVKQLKNVDNRILTLSIEDTIEVVKNNGNHSVKGLSSSVLISDNRTKNNTNTIGAYTSTAGWQEYDGGENTTVTTKTSGGAVAFEGHLKGAVFVPHFNLIDRASLDNTYAYTTSAAGTFNTLKFKSKADVKDIWDTYGTTGGPNAGAPAYEEGQTILQYCRTNTRTQTSGISTLLILGRPTVFLEDGWSIFGFLSGNFPAANFNDDVTAGASSYPSVPVKFAADVQGVIESGARGSGLGPHYNSGVKKSTVDYFQINSSATTTKAAFVEDWNYKNQ is encoded by the coding sequence ATGAAAAATATGCTCATTTATTCGAGCCTCCTGGCAATTGCGCTGGGATTATTCGGGAATTGTGGGGAGGGAACTTCGGATAGTTCCGCACTAGCGTTAGCGGCAATCAGCGGGGGAACTTCAAGTGTAAAAGTTGCCAGCGCTTCCGATCTAGCGATCGAATCTGCGGACGATTATAACGAGAATCGATTCGGTCTAATCACGGCATCTACACTTAGAACTTGGGTAAACGACTGGGCAAACAATAGGCCAGCAGGAATTACCGGAAATTTGGTGATCTTTCAAGCAAACAAAGTGGGAGCGGATTCGAATAAAAGTTTAATCCTTCCTACGACCGGAGTGAAAGTTTTTATCTCCGTTGATGGAAACAACTCAGCGCTTTATTCTTGGAAAACTTTTAGAGAAACCAGATACAACGGTTTGATTTCTATTCCTGGCGGAACTGCAACAACTGGAGGATTCGGAATTATCGGCGGCGCAAGCATCGACGAATGGTTCCAAACTTACGGGGTAGATCCTACTAAGGATCTGATCGTTTTTGCAAGCGGTAACGGAGATAACTACGGATCCATCGGTCACCAACATTATTCGTTAAGATATTGGGGTGTGGCGCACGAACATCTTGCTATCTTGAACGGAACTATTAAAGGTCAATTCCCTGAAGCGGAATTAGGCAATGATACCGACGAGTCTGTTCCTCCTTTGAACGGAACATTCTCGGTGAAACAACTGAAGAATGTGGATAACAGAATCTTAACATTGAGCATCGAAGATACTATCGAGGTAGTGAAGAACAACGGAAACCATAGTGTAAAGGGACTTTCTTCCAGCGTTTTGATCTCCGATAACAGAACTAAAAATAATACCAACACTATTGGCGCGTATACTTCGACTGCTGGATGGCAAGAATACGATGGTGGAGAGAACACAACTGTAACCACTAAAACTTCAGGTGGAGCAGTCGCTTTCGAAGGTCACTTGAAAGGAGCGGTATTCGTTCCTCACTTTAACTTAATTGATCGGGCGTCTTTGGACAACACTTACGCTTATACTACTTCAGCAGCAGGGACTTTTAATACCCTCAAGTTCAAATCCAAAGCGGATGTTAAGGATATTTGGGATACTTACGGAACCACCGGCGGACCTAATGCAGGTGCGCCTGCATATGAAGAAGGCCAAACTATTCTTCAATACTGTAGGACAAATACCAGAACTCAGACGAGCGGTATTTCCACTCTTCTAATCTTGGGACGTCCAACCGTATTCTTGGAAGATGGGTGGAGTATCTTCGGGTTCTTATCAGGTAACTTCCCGGCTGCGAATTTCAACGACGATGTGACTGCTGGGGCTTCTTCTTATCCTTCCGTTCCGGTTAAATTTGCTGCGGACGTTCAAGGTGTGATCGAGTCCGGCGCCAGGGGATCCGGATTAGGCCCGCACTATAACTCCGGTGTAAAAAAATCCACTGTGGATTATTTCCAAATCAACTCTTCGGCTACTACTACCAAAGCGGCCTTTGTGGAAGACTGGAATTACAAAAATCAATAG
- a CDS encoding PAS domain S-box protein, with protein sequence MSSGKSNKLSEQTIPDQNPEISKETKSVLDHIPDAVILADLEWNVTYVNEKAEEVLRRSKESLIGKNFLRDFPRLIGTDFEAQYKKAKETGNSCTFETFFEPFNVWIEVRISPRPDGFLVYYLDITQRKKKEISWAIGESLLWDISTSDTLSSAFEKVLKTLIKNTAWTYGQIWRSKDKTVYINEEDPYVYGSDLQLLFRKESINKFFNMGEGILKKVSESGELYFIPDLAADTELKRKEAALAAGFRSWLGIPILSHGRFYEIELLSEKVLNPEEAYLDLLGVVSKRFAEIVSRRVADEERKALIELSSEIILSVDSDCVILRTNSAFQRILGYEIKHVVNRSLSEFLHPDDIEFTKEKIFSGPKEGFENRYITKDGKVCSLRWNTIRLPDSETIFCIGRDITEEKEWNDSLRQFQKLEAAGELAGGMAHDFNNLLNIILANLDLLELNLKETPELLKRVFSAQDAVRRGADLNRRLLAFSRKQALNPEQADVNHVILDFADILTRIRNDIVSIEFCLEEFPLICSFEKNGLENALLNLCLNSRDAMPQGGRILVSTGFSPAGKEHRSMIPGFVDMEDACVISVRDEGCGMDAAVIERLFEPFFTTKESGKGTGLGMPMVYGFVKQSKGMVHVHSEVDKGTCIEIFLPLTRSPEIVGLDRNGKILVLEKNLKGQAYLTALLGRFGLDIFSVYDLHEAKTILENYPEMFTILVEEEILSEISGWKNLKSNVRIIVISEWNSKTEFDPSVKVLKRPYTWTKLKKMLT encoded by the coding sequence ATGTCCTCGGGAAAAAGTAACAAATTATCGGAACAAACGATTCCGGACCAAAATCCCGAAATAAGTAAAGAAACAAAATCGGTATTGGATCATATACCCGACGCAGTCATATTAGCAGACCTAGAATGGAACGTAACGTATGTGAATGAAAAAGCGGAGGAAGTCCTTCGCAGATCAAAGGAAAGCCTGATCGGTAAAAATTTTCTTAGAGATTTTCCAAGGCTGATAGGGACGGATTTCGAGGCTCAATACAAAAAGGCAAAAGAAACCGGAAATTCTTGCACATTCGAAACATTCTTCGAGCCGTTCAACGTATGGATAGAGGTTAGGATCTCTCCGAGACCGGACGGATTTTTAGTATATTATCTGGATATTACCCAAAGGAAAAAGAAAGAGATCTCTTGGGCAATAGGAGAAAGTCTACTTTGGGATATATCCACTTCCGATACTTTGAGTTCAGCCTTCGAAAAAGTACTCAAGACCTTAATTAAAAATACTGCATGGACCTACGGGCAGATTTGGAGATCCAAAGATAAAACGGTTTATATAAACGAAGAAGATCCGTACGTTTACGGTTCCGACCTTCAACTTTTATTCAGAAAAGAATCCATAAACAAGTTTTTCAACATGGGAGAAGGAATACTTAAGAAGGTAAGTGAATCCGGCGAATTATACTTTATTCCGGATCTTGCGGCCGACACCGAATTAAAAAGAAAGGAAGCTGCATTAGCTGCAGGATTTCGTTCTTGGTTGGGAATTCCTATACTTTCTCACGGACGATTTTACGAAATAGAACTTCTTTCGGAAAAAGTTTTAAATCCCGAGGAAGCGTATTTGGATCTACTTGGTGTTGTTTCCAAAAGATTTGCCGAGATAGTGAGTAGAAGGGTTGCCGACGAGGAAAGAAAGGCATTGATAGAACTCTCTTCCGAGATTATCTTGAGTGTGGATTCCGATTGTGTAATCCTAAGAACCAATTCCGCTTTCCAAAGGATCTTAGGATACGAAATAAAACATGTCGTAAATAGAAGTTTGTCGGAATTCCTACATCCTGACGATATAGAATTCACCAAAGAGAAAATTTTCTCAGGTCCCAAGGAAGGATTCGAAAATCGTTATATAACTAAAGATGGAAAAGTATGTTCTCTACGCTGGAATACGATCCGTCTTCCGGACTCGGAAACGATATTTTGTATCGGAAGAGATATCACCGAAGAAAAAGAATGGAACGATTCACTACGACAGTTCCAAAAGCTGGAAGCAGCAGGGGAACTCGCAGGAGGAATGGCTCACGACTTTAATAATCTCCTAAATATTATTTTGGCAAATTTGGATCTTTTGGAGCTAAATCTTAAAGAGACACCTGAACTGTTAAAGCGAGTATTCTCCGCCCAAGATGCAGTTAGAAGGGGAGCCGATCTCAATAGAAGACTATTGGCATTTTCACGTAAACAAGCGTTAAATCCGGAACAGGCGGATGTAAATCATGTGATCTTGGATTTTGCTGATATACTTACTCGGATCCGGAACGATATAGTCAGTATAGAATTCTGCTTGGAAGAATTTCCTTTGATCTGCTCTTTCGAGAAAAATGGACTAGAAAACGCACTTCTAAATCTTTGTCTGAATTCAAGAGACGCAATGCCTCAGGGTGGAAGAATTTTAGTAAGCACAGGATTTTCTCCCGCGGGAAAAGAGCATAGATCCATGATTCCCGGATTCGTGGATATGGAAGACGCATGTGTTATTTCCGTTCGAGATGAAGGTTGCGGAATGGATGCGGCAGTGATAGAAAGACTATTCGAACCGTTCTTTACCACAAAAGAATCCGGAAAAGGGACCGGGCTTGGCATGCCGATGGTTTATGGATTTGTAAAACAATCCAAGGGAATGGTACATGTTCACAGCGAAGTCGACAAAGGGACCTGTATTGAGATTTTTCTTCCTTTGACTCGTAGTCCCGAGATTGTTGGTTTGGATCGAAATGGAAAAATTTTGGTTTTGGAAAAAAACTTAAAAGGCCAGGCCTATCTGACAGCTTTATTGGGAAGATTCGGACTCGATATTTTTTCTGTTTACGATCTGCATGAAGCGAAAACCATTTTAGAAAATTATCCGGAAATGTTTACTATCCTCGTAGAGGAAGAGATCCTGTCTGAAATTTCCGGCTGGAAAAATTTAAAGAGTAATGTTAGGATTATCGTAATTTCAGAATGGAATTCAAAAACGGAATTTGATCCTTCCGTAAAGGTTTTGAAAAGACCTTATACTTGGACTAAGCTGAAAAAAATGTTAACTTAA